The DNA sequence TATCGTTTTCATCTATTTGTAAAAGAGTTTTTGGGACACCAATTTCATTATTATAATTGGCTTCTGTTTTTAGGACTTTTCCTTGTGTTTTTAAAACAGCACTAATTAATTCTTTTGTCGTTGTCTTTCCTACTGAACCAGTCACACCAATAACTGGTAATCCTAAATTTTGCCGCCACCATTGAGCTATTTTTTGATAGGCTTCAAGAGTATTTTTTACCTGTAAAATGGGAAAATTTTTGTTAATTAAGTTACTATATTTTTCATTAACAATAGATGCGATCGCACCTTTCTCAAAAGCATTATCAAGGAAATCATGACCATTAAAGTTTTCTCCTTCTAAAGCTAAAAAAATTTCTCCTCTTTTTAAAGTACGAGTATCGGTACTAATTCCTACACAATTTTCTGCTAAAATCTGAGAAGAAAAAGAAGAACATTTAGCCTCAGTAATTTCACGTACAAAATCGACATTTGCAAAAGTTTTCATAAAAAGAAAATATAAAAAATCAGTAATTTAAACGATATGAAAAATAACCATTTATATTAGAATTTTAATTAGAGGTAAAAATATATGTACCTAAAATTCTTCAAAAAATAATTTAAACAAAAATATATCACATCATGAACTGCCGTGAATATCAACTCTTTATCAAAACGCCAATACAACAATATTATAGGGGATGAGCAATACCTCTATGATCATTTGCTAGAGTGTGTTAAAACTAAATCTCCTCAGCAAGTATTGGATAGATTCAGACATTTATTTATTCAGGCAAGAAATTACGATGATCAAAAAGTATTAGAAGTTTTAGCCAAATTAATTGCCAATAAACGAGCAGAATTAAATTTTTCTTCCGTATTGAATCGTTGTTGCCATATTCTTATCAATATGTGGCAGTTAAACCCAAAAACTCAAACCTTTATTGTCGAGTTAGTTGAACTATTCGACTATCTTCCCTCTGGAGTAGGTATTGGTAAATCTTATTCTAGTCGTATGGTGCAGTTGGTTAGACATTTTTTAACCACTGATTACTATAAACAAATTCAACGTCTCGCAGTTATTATTGGTGAGAATCAAGAACGAAAAAATAACCTCATTCCCACAAAGCCGAAACAAGAAACAGTGGGAAACCTAATTACTCGTTATCCTTACTTGTATGATCATTGTCTATTAAGTGTTGACAGTAGTTCTGAACAACAACAAACTGTTTATCAAGTCAAAAATCAACTAGAGAAAAAATTTGAAACGGAATTATCGCAATTTGTGACTTATCAAATTAGGGTAGCACAAGCAGGTAGAGAAAAAATGGCACAACAGGAAAGAGAAAGAATTATTAAACCTGTTACTAATCCTACTCTATTAAGTGACAGAGATTTAGGAAGAAGTTTGAAACATTATGTAGGACCTGTGGAAAATGGCTATTCCTATCAGGATTTATCTCGTAGTTTTTTAACCCATACTAGCGATGTGCGTAATTATCAATTATTCAAAGATGATTTATATGAATATATAATACAATCTGTGGATGGTAAATATGGCAAACATAGTTTTAACAAAAGACTTTATGACAAAATGCAAGAGTTGTATCCTAAATATAATCAAGCCAAACCCGACGAATTTTTAAAAATGCGTACCTATAGTCAGGTTTTTAATTACCTCATTGTCGAAAGCCCTCAAAATCCAAATCACTTAGTGTTTATGGATATGATTAGTAATATGGGAACAACAAAAACCATTGGCTTAATGTTGAAGTTAGTCTTAGTTTGCAGTAAAGTCAAACCATACTTAGAAAAAAGATTTTCCATCTTATTTAATCACTACGAGTCTTTCACCAGAGAAGGTGCTGGTTGGTTAGTTAGAAGTTTAGAAAAAGTCCATGTAGCTTTTAGTGTTAATTTTGGTAATGTTGATATGTCTTTCTTGAAAAGAATTTATGTCAAAAATTAACTTCCGTGACAAATTATCCTTAGTAGGGTTATTTGCAAAAAAAATATTATAAATAACTAAAAAATATAATGATACAAGGCTTATTAAGAGATAGTTATTTAGAGTTTGAAGAATTTATAGACTGGTATCCAAATTATCAAATCAACTATTTTTCCCGGATTAAATCTTAACACTGAACAGATTTTCAGGGGTGATTTATAAATATTATAAATATTAGTTTAGATAATTACTTAAATTTATCCATTCTTCAAGACTTAAATTTTCTGCACGAGCTTGAGGATTGAGATTTAGTTTTTCTAAAGTGTCATTTAACGTGTCAGGAGAAATTAAAGATTTTAAATTATTTTTCAGCATCTTTCTTCTACTAGAAAAACCTAATTTAATTAAACTGTCTAAAAACGCTGGATTTTTCGCAGGACTAGCTAAATTTCGAGGAGTTATTTTCACCACCACAGAATCAACTTTTGGCGGAGGATAAAAGTCCCTAGCTGGTACAGTACAAACTATTTCACAGTCTGCTAAATATTGCACTTTTAAAGTTAGAGCTCCATAAACTTTATTATTCGGCTCTGCTGTAAGTCTTTCCCCTACTTCTTTCTGAATTAATAAAACGATCGCATCTAACTGTTTTTCTGCGGGTTTACTAATAGTGCCTAAAAGTTTTTCGATAATAGGACCTGTAATATTATAAGGTATGTTAGCAACCACTTTATTGTAAGCTAAAAAATCAGGAAAAGGTTGTAAAATTTCTGGTAAATTTAACTCTAAAAAATCTCCTTCTAACAAGAGAAAATTATCTGTTTTTCCATAGTCATTTACTAATTTTTTACATAAATCCCGATCAATTTCCACAGCTAATAGTTTGTCAACTAAAGGCAATAATCTTTTTGTTAAAACCCCTGTACCTGGTCCTATTTCTAAAATGCGATCGCCCTGAGTGCCAGTTTGGGGATTACTTTTGTTTAACTCAGCAGAAAAAATGATTGTATCTAAGGCTTTTTGACTTTTTAACCAGTGTTGTCCAAACTGTTTTCGGGGTCTAATGGTCATCACAAACGCTTAAAGGTGCAATGTATAAGTATAACACTAACTCTATTTATCGAACAGAAAATGTAATCAAAAGAGGGAAATTTGTTGCCCAATACTGATATGATTATAAAGACCCAATCATATTTAATAGTTACCAGTAATCCTCAAATGTCTATTAATCCTTCAATTCCCCTCAGTCAATCAATCCCTGTGGATAAAATTCAATACAATGAGCAAGGATTAGTACCAGCTATTACCCAAGATTATCTTGATGGTACAGTATTAATGATGGCGTGGATGAATAAGGAATCTCTACGTAAAACCCTTGAGACAGGAGAAGCATGGTATTGGAGTCGTTCTCGTCAAGAATTATGGCACAAAGGAGCTACTTCTGGACATATTCAAAAAGTGAAAAGCATTCGCTACGATTGTGACAATGATGCCCTTTTACTTACTATTGAACAGGTTGGCGATGTAGCTTGTCATACGGGAGAAAGAAGTTGTTTTCATCAAATTGATCATTCTAAGTCTGCCCCCTCTGCAGATACTTTGACAGAATTGTTTAAAATAATATGCGATCGCAAAGAGCATCCCGTTGAAGGTTCTTACACCTGTAAATTGTACGAAGGAGGAGATAATAAAATTCTCAAAAAGATTGGCGAAGAAAGTGCCGAGGTTGTTATGGCTTGTAAAGATAATGACCCTGATGAGATTGTCGCCGAAGTTGCCGACTTGTTCTATCATACCCTTGTTGCTTTAGCTTACCATAAAGTTAACTTACGAGATGTTTACAAAAAACTGCAAGAAAGAAGAAGATAATTTAGCTCAACGGACAAAAAAGTAAAAAGTAAGGAGTAAAGAGCAAAGGAGTTTTTAGAAGACTCTAATCATGATTATTTCCTTAATATTTTTTGATTAATACTGACAGCACATTTGTCTTTTAGTAAAACTTAACCATAATTTCTCAAATGACAGATATAGATCTCTTAATGATGAATCGATGTATCCAACTGGCTAAACAAGCAGAAGGAAAAACATCTCCTAATCCATTAGTAGGGGCAGTTATTGTCAAAAATGGAGAAATTGTCGGAGAAGGGTATCATCCTCAAGCAGGATTACCCCATGCGGAAGTTTACGCCCTAAAACAAGCAGGAGAAAAAGCGAAGAATGCTACGGTTTATGTTAATTTAGAACCTTGTAACCACTATGGTAAAACTCCCCCTTGCACTGAGGCTTTAATTAAGGCAGGAGTAAAGAGGGTTGTAGTAGGAATGATTGACCCCGATGAGAGGGTTTCGGGCAGAGGAATAAAACGATTAGCAGAATCGGGCATAGAAGTAAAAATTGGGGTGGCAGAAGATGCTTGTTTGCGTTTGAATGAGGCTTTTATTCATCGTGTTAAAACAGGATTTCCTTTTGGGGTTTTTAAGTATGCCATGACTTTAGATGGGAAAATAGCGACGGATACGGGGCATAGTCAATGGATTACGGGAAAATCCGCACGGCATTTTGTTCATGAGTTGAGAAGTATATCATCAGCCGTAATTATTGGGGGTAATACTTTACGACGAGACAATCCTTTACTTACTACTCACGGTTTAATGTCTCATAATCCTTTGCGGGTGGTGATGACTGCTTCTTTTGATTTACCTACTTCTGCCCAATTGTGGCAACAAGATACGGCTAAAACTGTTATTTTTACAACTCCTCAACCTGATTCTTCTTTAAAAGATAGTTTACTGTCTCAGGGGGTGGAAATTGTGGAAATAGCGAATCTTAACACGACTATGGTTATGGAAAATTTAGCGAAAAGGGGATGTAATTCTGTTTTGTGGGAATGTGGCGGAAATTTGGCAAAAGATGCGATCGCATCTGGTAATATTCAAAAAATATACTGTTTCATTGCTCCTAAAATTATCGGTGGGAAAGGTCTTTTTTCCCCCATTGGTGATATGAAAATAGATAATATGAATAATGCTTTAGCTCTTACAAACACTTATATTCGTCAAATAGATACTGATTTTTTAATCGAAGGTTATTTGAATTTTCATTAATACTAAAAATACAATATTATTTACATGAAAAGACTGAAATTTATCAACAAATTATCTAATGAAACAAAAAATTAATAAAAGATATATTTATCAACAAATTTTTACAACCCTTAGCCTATCAATAATACCTCTAAATTTTGTTTGTGCAGAACCTGTAATTTATGATTTCACCGTTAACGTGACAGAAGGCTCTCTCAAAGGTAATACTTACAATGGCTTTATTGTCTATGATGATGAAACAATTACAGGTACAGAAGAAGAAATGATTACAGTTGAAGATGGTTTAAAAGTCTGTATGAATTTCTTTAATCAAAACTATGACGAGACTAAAGACTCCGACTATCCCCAATACCCTCAACTTACTCTCAAAGATGGCAAACCCGAAAGTTTAGATTTTTGGCTAGAGCCTAATCCCCGTCGTCAATGGTGGAATGAAAATGGTTGGTTAGTAACCGTTACACAACGTCCAGAAAATAGCAATTTACCCGTTAATTGCCTAAATGGTGTTGCTCCATAAAAATATGATTATGGTGAGAGCATAAGGAATTTTAACTGCTACCTCTTGCCAGATGCGAAGTTACTTATCCTCGGCGACACCACTTTTTCATCAATCCCTAATAATTATGAATTATTTATTTCATAGATTTAAGTTAACTCAATTTGTGAGTCATCACCAATCATAAAACTTAAGGCTTTAGGGCGTTTTGGCACAAAATGTATTTTTGCTCTTTGCCCAATCACACTATCAACAATTCTTTGCTCAATACCTTTTACTTCCGCCGATTTTAAAATTACACTATGTTCAAGATCAATCTCGCTTAAGTGAACATTGTCAGCAATACTAGAATAAGGACCGATAAAACAGTTTTCCAGATGACAATCATCTCCAATAATCACAGGACCTCTAATAGTTGAGTTAATAATTGTTGTGTTTTTTCCTATTTTAACTCTGCCAATAATTTGACTATTATCAGTAATTTCATATTTATAATCTGCTGTTAAATTCGTATCTAAAATAATACGGTTAGCTTCTAATAAATCATCTTTTTTTCCCGTATCTAACCACCAATTTTTTAATTCTTGAGCTGAAACAGGTTTTTTATTTTCAATTAAAGATTGAATCGCATCCGTTATTTCTAATTCCCCCCTAGCAGAAGGTTTTAGATTGTTAATCACGTCATGAATTGCGGAAGAGAAAAAATAAATACCCACCAAAGCTAAATTAGAGGGAGGATTTTTTGGCTTTTCTATTAATTCTAAAACCTCTCCTTTTTCATTAATTTTTGCGACCCCAAAAGCTGTAGGATTAGATACCTTTCTAAGTAAAATTAAAGCGTCTAATTGTTGTTCCTTAAAATCTTGTAAATATAAATCTAAGTCCTCTGCAATTAAGTTATCTCCCAAGTACATAACAAAAGGGGAATCTGCCAAAAAAGGCTGGGCGATTTTTACTGCATGGGCTAAACCGTCGGGGCTATCCTGATGAATGTAAGTTATTTTTGCTCCAAATCTACTGCCATCACCGGTTTTTTTCTGTATTTCTTCCCCTGTTTCAGGACTTATAATTATACCTATATCCGTAATTCCTGCCCTCACAATCGCTTCGATACCATACCAAAGAATAGGTTTATTTGCCACTGGTACAAGTTGCTTTGCTCCCGTATAGGTGAGGGGTCTTAAACGAGTTCCTTTTCCACCAGATAGAATTAATGCTTTCATAAATAATAAGAAATTGATAAAAGTTTGATTAACATTCTGATTGTAATTGTTTTGGCTCTTTTACTTGAAGTAAGATTAATTATGGCCTAACTAATGATAAATTCGAGTGTCTTAAACCTAAAACCTGTCTAAATCAAATATTATTACATCGAAATGAGGTTATATTTGACAATTGTATGTTGCCGATTTAACTTTGCCTTTATATATCAGACAGATGAAATGACAATATTATCCATTCATTAATGAAAAAGAATAGCTATAATGGATATATGCCTATACATTGTCAATTAATATTAAGAAATATTAAGAAAAATGTTAAAGACTGTTGCAAAAATAGAGAAAAATTTATCTGTGTGACCGTTTTAGCTTAAATTCCTAAACATAAGCCATTTATAATCAAATAAGATATTTTAACAACATTAATTTTTAGGAGATAAATCGTGACAATTAGGGTTGCAGTAGTTGGCGGAGGTCCTGCAGGTTCTTCTACCGCAGAAGTGTTGGCGAAAGCTGGTATTGAAACTTATCTGTTTGAAAGAAAGTTAGACAACGCTAAACCTTGTGGAGGAGCAATTCCTCTTTGTATGGTCAGTGAGTTTGATTTACCCCCCGAAATTATTGATCGCCGTGTGCGTAAAATGAAGATGATTTCCCCTTCTAATATTGAGGTGAATATTGGTCAAACCCTCAAAGATGATGAATATATCGGGATGTGTCGTAGGGAAGTTTTAGATGGTTTTATGCGCGATCGCGCCGCTAAATTAGGGGCAAATTTAATTAATGGTACAGTATATCAATTAGATATTCCTTCTAACGACCGTGACCCTTATGTGCTTCATTATGCAGATCACTCCAATGGTACAGCCCAAGGGGAAATGAAAACATTAAAAGTGGATTTAGTCGTTGGTGCGGATGGTGCTAACTCTCGTATTGCAAAGGCGATCGATGCTGGAGATTACAACTATGCGATCGCATTCCAAGAAAGAATTAGATTGCCTGAAGATAAAATGGCATACTATGAAGATCTTGCAGAAATGTATGTTGGTAATGATGTCTCCCCAGACTTTTATGCGTGGGTATTCCCTAAATATGACCACGTTGCCGTTGGTACAGGTACAATGAAAGTAAATAAAGCCATTATCAAGGACTTACAAGCTGGTATTCGTAAACGTGCCGCCAAACGCCTTGAAGGGGGAGAAATAATCAAAGTTGAAGCTCACCCCATTCCTGAACATCCTCGCCCTCGTCGTGTAGTGGGTAGGGTTGCCCTTGTAGGAGATGCGGCTGGGACTGTTACCAAATCTTCTGGAGAAGGTATTTACTTCGCCGCTAAATCTGGCAGAATGTGTGCAGAAATGATTGTGGAAGCTAGTAACAACGGTCAAAAAGTACCCTCTGAAGCTGATCTCAAAACCTATATCAAACGTTGGGATAAGAAATATGGGGCTACTTATTTAGTATTAGACATTTTACAGAGAGTCTTCTACCGCAGTGATGCAACTCGTGAGGCTTTTGTGGAAATGTGTGCTGACATTGATGTGCAAAAAATTACCTTTGATAGCTATCTCTACAAAACCGTTGTACCCAGTAATCCATTAGTACAAATGAAAATTACTGCTAAAACCATCGGTAGCCTTTTAAGAGGTAACGCCTTAGCACCTTAATCAAATCTCAGATTAGTGTTTAAGGGTGAGAAGCAAAGTTAATTAACAATTAATTAACAATCGGTAATTAGTAATTAGTAATCAAAAAGTAATAGACAATGCTGAATGGCGTATTCATCAATAATTATGATTCCGAATTTCTCAATTTCTCTGAGACTTTAGCATAAATGAATACTTTATCTCCAACTTGAGTTAATAAAGATTCTTTGTAAGTTTTAAGATGGGCGATGGTTCATCTTATTTTTTTTACGAATTTATTTCTCATTAGAAAAATCTTGGAATCCATCACAAAACCCTTTATTATGGGATTAATGAATTATATAGAATAGTTTTTTAACTGATTGCAGAAAACTATCAACAAAAAATATATCAATAAATTTATTAGGAGAATAATCAATGACTGCTGAAAGTATGTTGTTTAACGGGGCAATTCTTTGTTTTGCTGTTGTTTTAATTGGTTTAGCTTGGGGCTTTCTTTTACTAAAACTCACAGGTGAAAGCGAGTAATAAAGCAATAAAAAAAGAGAAAGGTGGGCATTGCCCACCCTCAAATTAGATCAAAGAAAAAATTAAACTATTTACTTGTTAGGCTGAGGAGTCATGCGCAAATAAGGTTTAATTTCTGTTACTCCTTTAGGGAATTTTTGTTTAGCTTCTTCAGTAGGAATGGAGGGAACAACTACGCAATCTCCGCCATCTTGCCAGTTAGCTGGTGTTGCAACTTGATAGTTGTCAGTTAATTGTAAAGAATCAATAACTCTTAAAATTTCATCAAAGTTACGACCTGTACTAGCAGGATAGGTGATAGTTAGGCGCAATTTTTTATTTGAGTCGATGATAAAAACACTTCTCACAGTAAGATTGTTGAGAGAGTTGGGATGAATCATTCCGTATAAATCTGCTACTTTACGGTCTTCATCAGCGAGAATAGGATAGTTAACTTGAGTGTTTTGGGTTTCATTAATATCTTGAATCCAACCCTGATGAGATTCAACACCATCAACGCTTAAGGCTAAAATTTTGACGTTGCGTTTATCAAATTCGGATTTTAAACTAGCTACAGTGCCTAATTCTGTGGTGCAAACTGGTGTGTAGTCAGCAGGATGAGAAAACAACACAACCCAACTGTCTCCGGCCCAATCATAAAAAGAAATTTCTCCTTGGCTAGATGCCTGGGTAAAATCAGGAACTTGATCTCCTAACTGTAATGTCATAAATTTTATCTTTGTTTATATTTCAACTAAAATTTCTAGTTAAAATTGTCTCATATTTTTCTGTATTCATTGTACCAATTATCATTTTTTCTGTTATTCTTTACAAATCTTTACTTATTTTCTGGGTTAAAGGGTTATTTCACTGATAGAATCTTATAGCAACCGAGTCTAGTAATACTGTCCATTTGGTAAATGTGGGAGTATTTTCCCCTGAAGATGGGAATTTCTCTGGTTCAATAAGATCAATAAATATAAGATAATTATTAAAATAATCTCAATTCTTGGAGGTCAAATTTTGATGAAATTATGGCGTAACCTTATTACTTTTATTGCTGTTGCTTTTTTCTTTTGTGCAGGAGTTTTTCATGCACCTGTACAGGCTTTAGATTTTAACACCGTATTACAGGCTAGTCCTCGCATAGTGGCGGCGGAAACAACTCGTCGCAATGCGGCTGATGATTTGTTAACCACTGAATTCGGTCAAAAAATCGACATTAATAACAGTGATATTCGTGATTTTCGTGAGTTGAAAGGCTTTTATCCTAAGTTAGCTAGTATTATTATTCAGAATGCTCCCTATGAGCAAGTAGAGGATGTTTTGAATATCCCCGGTTTAAGTGAAAACCAAAAAGAAAGATTACAAGCTAATTTGGATAACTTTACTGCTAATCCTCAGTCTAATGTTTTCAATGAGGGTGATGAGCGTTATAACGCTGGTGTCTATTAATTGTTAATTTCATATAGACTAAAAAGCGATCGCATCTTGTTGATTTTTTTATTATCTCGATGCGATCGCACTTTATTTGGAATTTAATTTAATT is a window from the Cyanobacterium sp. Dongsha4 genome containing:
- a CDS encoding glucose-1-phosphate thymidylyltransferase, which produces MKALILSGGKGTRLRPLTYTGAKQLVPVANKPILWYGIEAIVRAGITDIGIIISPETGEEIQKKTGDGSRFGAKITYIHQDSPDGLAHAVKIAQPFLADSPFVMYLGDNLIAEDLDLYLQDFKEQQLDALILLRKVSNPTAFGVAKINEKGEVLELIEKPKNPPSNLALVGIYFFSSAIHDVINNLKPSARGELEITDAIQSLIENKKPVSAQELKNWWLDTGKKDDLLEANRIILDTNLTADYKYEITDNSQIIGRVKIGKNTTIINSTIRGPVIIGDDCHLENCFIGPYSSIADNVHLSEIDLEHSVILKSAEVKGIEQRIVDSVIGQRAKIHFVPKRPKALSFMIGDDSQIELT
- a CDS encoding peroxiredoxin, with translation MTLQLGDQVPDFTQASSQGEISFYDWAGDSWVVLFSHPADYTPVCTTELGTVASLKSEFDKRNVKILALSVDGVESHQGWIQDINETQNTQVNYPILADEDRKVADLYGMIHPNSLNNLTVRSVFIIDSNKKLRLTITYPASTGRNFDEILRVIDSLQLTDNYQVATPANWQDGGDCVVVPSIPTEEAKQKFPKGVTEIKPYLRMTPQPNK
- the chlP gene encoding geranylgeranyl reductase; this translates as MTIRVAVVGGGPAGSSTAEVLAKAGIETYLFERKLDNAKPCGGAIPLCMVSEFDLPPEIIDRRVRKMKMISPSNIEVNIGQTLKDDEYIGMCRREVLDGFMRDRAAKLGANLINGTVYQLDIPSNDRDPYVLHYADHSNGTAQGEMKTLKVDLVVGADGANSRIAKAIDAGDYNYAIAFQERIRLPEDKMAYYEDLAEMYVGNDVSPDFYAWVFPKYDHVAVGTGTMKVNKAIIKDLQAGIRKRAAKRLEGGEIIKVEAHPIPEHPRPRRVVGRVALVGDAAGTVTKSSGEGIYFAAKSGRMCAEMIVEASNNGQKVPSEADLKTYIKRWDKKYGATYLVLDILQRVFYRSDATREAFVEMCADIDVQKITFDSYLYKTVVPSNPLVQMKITAKTIGSLLRGNALAP
- the psbU gene encoding photosystem II complex extrinsic protein PsbU, encoding MKLWRNLITFIAVAFFFCAGVFHAPVQALDFNTVLQASPRIVAAETTRRNAADDLLTTEFGQKIDINNSDIRDFRELKGFYPKLASIIIQNAPYEQVEDVLNIPGLSENQKERLQANLDNFTANPQSNVFNEGDERYNAGVY
- the petM gene encoding cytochrome b6-f complex subunit PetM translates to MTAESMLFNGAILCFAVVLIGLAWGFLLLKLTGESE
- the ribD gene encoding bifunctional diaminohydroxyphosphoribosylaminopyrimidine deaminase/5-amino-6-(5-phosphoribosylamino)uracil reductase RibD, encoding MTDIDLLMMNRCIQLAKQAEGKTSPNPLVGAVIVKNGEIVGEGYHPQAGLPHAEVYALKQAGEKAKNATVYVNLEPCNHYGKTPPCTEALIKAGVKRVVVGMIDPDERVSGRGIKRLAESGIEVKIGVAEDACLRLNEAFIHRVKTGFPFGVFKYAMTLDGKIATDTGHSQWITGKSARHFVHELRSISSAVIIGGNTLRRDNPLLTTHGLMSHNPLRVVMTASFDLPTSAQLWQQDTAKTVIFTTPQPDSSLKDSLLSQGVEIVEIANLNTTMVMENLAKRGCNSVLWECGGNLAKDAIASGNIQKIYCFIAPKIIGGKGLFSPIGDMKIDNMNNALALTNTYIRQIDTDFLIEGYLNFH
- the hisIE gene encoding bifunctional phosphoribosyl-AMP cyclohydrolase/phosphoribosyl-ATP diphosphatase HisIE translates to MSINPSIPLSQSIPVDKIQYNEQGLVPAITQDYLDGTVLMMAWMNKESLRKTLETGEAWYWSRSRQELWHKGATSGHIQKVKSIRYDCDNDALLLTIEQVGDVACHTGERSCFHQIDHSKSAPSADTLTELFKIICDRKEHPVEGSYTCKLYEGGDNKILKKIGEESAEVVMACKDNDPDEIVAEVADLFYHTLVALAYHKVNLRDVYKKLQERRR
- the rsmA gene encoding 16S rRNA (adenine(1518)-N(6)/adenine(1519)-N(6))-dimethyltransferase RsmA, which produces MTIRPRKQFGQHWLKSQKALDTIIFSAELNKSNPQTGTQGDRILEIGPGTGVLTKRLLPLVDKLLAVEIDRDLCKKLVNDYGKTDNFLLLEGDFLELNLPEILQPFPDFLAYNKVVANIPYNITGPIIEKLLGTISKPAEKQLDAIVLLIQKEVGERLTAEPNNKVYGALTLKVQYLADCEIVCTVPARDFYPPPKVDSVVVKITPRNLASPAKNPAFLDSLIKLGFSSRRKMLKNNLKSLISPDTLNDTLEKLNLNPQARAENLSLEEWINLSNYLN